In Leishmania donovani BPK282A1 complete genome, chromosome 18, a genomic segment contains:
- a CDS encoding serine/threonine kinase-like protein, putative yields the protein MDPSVMVGQYTLGKQIGSGNFSKVRLGTDPQGRTWAIKIVDKRRLKKENMEDQMLREVAIMRSLRQQNVVKLQEVLQSSNHYYLVLELVTGGELFDKIVAAKRFDEPTARRYFHQLIAGMYYCHSKGFAHRDLKPENLLLDANGTLKISDFGLSNLQQDVLLQTICGTPNYVAPEVLMERGYNGLSADIWSCGVVLYVMLAGRLPFEDRNMNVLLGKIERGDYQMIRHISDPAKDLVARMLTVDPRKRISMEDVINHPWFQIDWNPRLLST from the coding sequence ATGGACCCATCTGTCATGGTGGGCCAGTACACGCTGGGCAAGCAGATCGGCTCCGGCAACTTCTCGAAGGTGCGACTGGGCACCGATCCGCAAGGCCGCACATGGGCCATCAAGATCGTGGACAAGCGCCGCCTAAAGAAGGAGAACATGGAGGACCAGATGCTCCGCGAAGTCGCCATCATGCGCAGCTTGCGCCAGCAGAACGTGGTGAAGCTCCAGGAGGTGCTTCAGTCCTCTAACCATTACTACTTAGTCCTCGAGCTGGTCACAGGCGGCGAGCTGTTTGACAAAATTGTAGCCGCCAAGCGCTTCGACGAGCCGACGGCGCGTCGGTACTTCCACCAGCTCATCGCGGGCATGTACTACTGTCACTCGAAGGGCTTCGCTCACCGCGACCTGAAGCCGGAGAACCTGTTGCTCGACGCAAACGGCACACTGAAGATTTCGGACTTCGGACTCAGCAACCTCCAGCaggatgtgctgctgcagaccATCTGCGGCACGCCAAACTACGTTGCACCAGAGGTGCTCATGGAGCGCGGCTACAACGGACTCTCGGCGGACATCTGGAGCTGCGGCGTGGTGCTGTACGTGATGCTGGCAGGACGTCTGCCCTTCGAGGATCGGAACATGAACGTCCTTCTTGGCAAGATCGAGCGGGGCGACTATCAAATGATCCGCCACATCAGCGACCCTGCCAAGGACCTAGTCGCGCGCATGCTGACCGTCGACCCGCGCAAGCGCATCTCAATGGAGGATGTCATCAACCACCCTTGGTTCCAGATTGACTGGAATCCGAGGCTACTCTCCACGTAA